A DNA window from Impatiens glandulifera chromosome 7, dImpGla2.1, whole genome shotgun sequence contains the following coding sequences:
- the LOC124909972 gene encoding probable jasmonic acid carboxyl methyltransferase 2, translating into MNQGDGKKSYAQNSSHQMAVMRKTLPIVKDIIKEMFINHLTLFEMLENFSIADLGCASGPNTLLFVSEVIDTVHKLSNQYNYKTREIMVFLNDLHKNDFNNLFNALPSFYDKLKEKHGYEFSQKCFISGVPSSFYERLLPSKSLHFVYSSYSLHWLSQVPRNLDNKGHIYVAKTCHSDVVDAYKNQFYKDFYSFLVHRSHEIIPKGRMVLTLIGRSIPDPSSNDCCCILELLAQSLLDLVSQGLIRKEDVDSFNMPVYHPYKDEVKTIIQKENSFDLEKFEIFECNWDPDDQDYGYTDKFDKKRSGRNVANCIRSITEPMMKIHFGELVLDNVFERYEKRVANHLENEKTKYINLTICLKKK; encoded by the exons ATGAATCAGGGTGATGGAAAAAAGAGTTACGCCCAGAATTCAAGTCATCAG ATGGCGGTGATGCGTAAGACACTACCTATTGTTAAGGATATCATCAAGGAGATGTTCATCAATCACTTAACACTATTTGAAATGTTAGAGAATTTTAGTATTGCGGATCTTGGATGTGCTTCGGGGCCCAACACACTTCTATTTGTGTCTGAGGTTATTGACACCGTTCACAAGTTGTCGAATCAATACAATTACAAAACTCGAGAGATAATGGTCTTCTTAAATGATTTGCATAAAAACGACTTCAACAATCTTTTTAATGCACTCCCTTCATTCTATGACAAGTTAAAGGAGAAACATGGATATGAATTTAGTCAAAAGTGCTTCATCTCCGGGGTGCCATCATCATTTTATGAGAGGTTGTTACCAAGCAAAAGTTTGCACTTTGTATACTCTTCTTATAGTCTTCATTGGCTCTCTCAG GTACCAAGAAATCTAGACAACAAAGGACATATCTATGTGGCCAAAACATGTCATTCTGATGTGGTAGATGCATACAAGAATCAATTTTACAAAGACTTCTACTCTTTTCTAGTTCACAGGTCTCATGAAATTATACCTAAGGGTAGAATGGTCCTTACATTGATCGGTAGGAGCATTCCTGACCCATCTTCCAATGATTGTTGCTGCATTTTGGAACTTTTAGCCCAATCACTTCTTGACCTGGTTTCTCAG ggACTTATTAGAAAAGAAGATGTTGATTCATTCAATATGCCTGTATATCACCCTTATAAAGATGAAGTGAAGACAAtcattcaaaaggagaattcaTTTGATCTTGAAAAGTTCGAGATTTTCGAGTGTAATTGGGATCCGGATGATCAAGACTATGGCTACACTGATAAGTTTGACAAAAAAAGAAGTGGAAGAAATGTAGCAAATTGCATAAGATCAATTACAGAGCCAATGATGAAAATTCATTTCGGAGAGCTTGTCTTGGACAACGTGTTCGAGAGATACGAAAAACGTGTAGCTAATCATCTGGAAAATGAGAAGACAAAGTACATAAATCTCACTATATGTTTGAAGAAGAAATGA